In a genomic window of Myxococcus fulvus:
- the tssD gene encoding type VI secretion system tube protein TssD: MAETVHLYLKANGKDIKGASTQTSLGREDSIECVYYEQGVVTAREAGSGIATGRRQYQPLLIRKRIDKATPLLMKALTNNEAIDATFKFFRPSPTGDGTTEQFYTVTFSKGRVASVKQVVENTIVPATATNPPLEEVSFVFHTISWTVSEGGVTHEDTWDKQQ; encoded by the coding sequence ATGGCCGAGACAGTACATCTGTACCTGAAGGCGAACGGGAAGGACATCAAGGGCGCGAGCACGCAGACGAGCCTCGGTCGCGAGGACTCCATCGAGTGCGTCTACTACGAGCAGGGTGTCGTCACCGCGCGCGAGGCCGGCTCCGGCATCGCCACGGGCCGCCGCCAGTACCAGCCGCTGCTCATCCGCAAGCGCATCGACAAGGCGACGCCGCTGCTGATGAAGGCGCTGACGAACAACGAGGCCATCGACGCCACGTTCAAGTTCTTCCGCCCCAGCCCCACCGGTGATGGCACCACGGAGCAGTTCTACACGGTGACGTTCTCCAAGGGCCGCGTCGCCAGCGTCAAGCAGGTGGTGGAGAACACCATCGTCCCCGCGACGGCGACCAACCCTCCGCTGGAGGAGGTCTCCTTCGTGTTCCACACCATCAGCTGGACGGTCAGCGAGGGTGGCGTGACGCACGAGGATACGTGGGACAAGCAGCAGTAA